Genomic DNA from Dermacentor variabilis isolate Ectoservices chromosome 6, ASM5094787v1, whole genome shotgun sequence:
TtatgtaccatatttactcgttTCTAACACACCCTCGAATGCAGCGGGCACCCATTTTCTGTGACCAAAAATTTTAACAATGCCCGCCATTGTAATGTGCACCTGTTTGGCATGACCTAAAGAAAAGTCCTTTATGGTAccgtgcacctcattctttcatacaagaatacaactttctctcatttggaaaaacaaagatttactcccaatgcgctaaagttgcgataaataaaaagaGTTGCAGTTTTGCCCAAGAGGTGAAGCATCAATTacgatagtaaattagtagacagctatacgaaagtaagggtagtagttttatcgaccgtataaacttttaaaaattcgcttactaacaaaatgaacaagcatggtgccatgcGCACACACACGAACATTAACATGTCTCGCACAGTGACCGtggaaactctttatcaaaacaCGCTGGAGTGGGGAAGTACGGTAGCaggagcgagtgaattgacctttggGCGGCTTCTCACGTCAACGCgcactaagcgacgagaacacagcacggtGCGCCTAGATGCTTAGACTCTCTCTCcactgcagatcactttcaagataggggctgcGTGGCCATGCCGTACGTAGCAGCCCTCGTAGTATGAAGCTTTTCCTGTTTgtgccagtcccgcacgcaagttttgggaactccgaacgcccgtgatgtggcgcgatttccgtccgtcttcacacacgtgatcactttccttttaattgcgtcATCATGATGAACTCTGCATGTTTTTGCAGTCATCACTTGCATGCTGATAGAGTAAACGAGAAGACCGGCAAGATggacggtgcactaacctaagcacacatacaacagcacatggaggaagctacggcagctagccTTGAAGTGCGTGTAAGGAgaccattttgaaatgccgatggcgatacagtaacacagatttagggtcggactcgattctaacacgcatgcaatttttggacctgttttatcagaaaaaaaagtatgcattagattcgagtaaatacggtatgtttcACCACAAACCATTTGGTGATTGCTTCATTGCTCCTTTCTCGTAACATGCCTTTTGCTGCCGTTTGCGTGGGTGGCGGCACATTGCATGACAGAGATTGTAGTGGTGGGGCctcctttgggggggggggggggtgatgtgaTGTTGTTGGGCTCTTGGATTGGCGCCACCATTTTTTCTCCTCATCGTCGTCTTTTTCAGCATGAGAAAAGCAAGAAGCACAAGTTCCTGCAAGAACTGAGGAAGGTAGGGAGCCCCCGCACATTCTTGTGCTCTTTTCTTGCATTCATTTTGTTTAAAGTTCCGTGTGCTTTCTGAAGCACAAATTTAATGGATCCATTAAAATGTGCACTCCCAAACTCACTTCCGAGAAACCTTTAACTTAAGGATGGGCTTctcatccttctttttttctcttttgtttatgAGCACATCAAAAATGTCTCTGCACCTTGCCTCTACTTTTGACAACAGATGCGCACATTTGTTGAAGAGAGGTTGATGAGTTGGTTCAAGCTCCTTTTCGAGTTGGTTTCATGGAGAAGCTATTTTTGTCATGTTCATTCTAATAAATGTTAACGGACAGTCACTGCTGTttccttatattttttttcatcatttttcACTTAATCTTGCTCTTTTCGCACTGATCACAATGAGCTTATGGAGCATCTACTTGTCCAGAATGCCAAGCCAGAATCGCATACCAAAGAGGCTACTGTTAAGAAGACCACAGCAACAAAGACAGTCACTGCAGAAAAGGCAGTCCCCCCAGCAAGGCCCTTACACTGCAGTGTCTGCCAAACGGATGTCGAGTCGGATGAAGCCATGAAAGAGGTGGGCCTTCCAGAAAGACAGGACTGATCATTGATCACTGGTGTTTGCAGCCAGCAGATAGACAAGCTGAGGTGAAACGTGCTACTGGATTACAAGAACTTTAGCAAAAGAGGCACGCAGGTCATGCTGTGCATCATTGGCATGCGTTGTGTATGCAATTTGCATACATTCTTGTAACTCAGTAGTGCATTTCACTTAAACATATACAACCAACTagtgtgtgatgctctaccaattgagataTTGGTAGAGCATGGCACGCGTAATgtaaagacgtgggatcgttctccacctgtggcaagttgctttttcatccactttcatctctattaatttataatttctttatttcaattagtaagcacaagtgatttcccctgtgttgtccttggtgtctttgtttgttgaccTGTTATGCTATGATTAACAAAAttaggcccctcggttaaccccttttcttctcgttcaaaaGTACTGGAGCATTTTTGTGTGTTGCTTCTACCAAGATGATGGCTAAGAATCAAACATGGTACCTTGTACTTAGCAGCAAAATGCCATAGCTACTGGGGAGTATTCACAGGCAGAGATCATAGATAATGCTTTTCCTTTGGGAGGGGTCTCCCCAGTGGTAGTGGGCAAACAATGCCAGATGAACTCCTTCATAACAATGCTGCACGGACAGTTAGCTGTTCCATTTCGTGCTCGCAGCTGCGCAGCTTTTTCTCGTTTGCTGTTCAAGTGTCTTGCTGATTGTGCCACCAGAGTGTGCCACCAATTTGTCATCTCCTTTGCAGCACATCAAGAGCAAGAAGCACAAGTTTCTTTCTGAGCTGAAGGTGAGCCCTTCTTTCAACTGCTCTGCTAATTGTTCTAGTTATTGGGTGCAGAATTGCTCCACGAGTGAGGCAAAAACATGCCTGAACCTTGAAAACACAACATAGGGCTTGCTTCGTTGTAGCACAGTGGTAGTAACCCAAAACCTAAGCATTGTGTCACTCAGCACATATGAATATAGACGGCGCCTCAAACCTTTTGTACATGTTCACACGACATTCTGTGTTGTGAGCGTCTGCTTTCAGCGGTTTCAATTTTTGGCATCAGATATTGCTGCTCACCCTTATTGTCATCGCCATTATGTTGAAGACACTCCAGgttgaaggcctctccctgtaaACTTCACTTACTCTTGTCCTGTGCTTGCAAATTTACTAATCTTGCCACGCCACGTAAAGGCCCATTCACACAGgtgactgacagtggtcgcgacCAGCTGCAAATCGTCACTTTTCTCAAAAAGCGACTATTCTGGgccagtcgctcgctgctcgattGTTCAATCGCGCGACCATGGTTGCAAAACTGTTTAACCAATTAGCGTCGTGCCGAAAGTTTGTTAGCATCTGTTTTCATCCGGCGTCCACCTGCATCACACCAAATACAAAGTCCACGCCACCGTGACAGACTACAGGAATGTAATTGGTGTGTTGTCTTCTGATGCTGGATCGCAGCAGTTTCAGTAACATGTCAAATGTACGTTGTAGCATCCGTAGGAagctaaacagcagcaaaagaaagcaaaaaaatcctgGGCCAATTCCCGCACAATGCGAGCTAGAAATGACAACTTACTCTCAATATTACTCCTCATCATGCATGTGGATTTCGGGCAGGAGGAGGCTTGCATGGATGGCCACTTATTGCAAACAGTAGCACGGGCATACCTACTAGTGTCGCTTTTTCTTCGGAGGCTACCACAGCTGACATTGTGCATGGCAGAgcacatttatttatatatttatttatttattcagttacctCACTGGCTCCCGAAGGAGTACTGCatgaggggaggatacagggaattggcaaaaaaaagaaaggagtacaaagaaattatacattgttagcgagtaagcatgaaagaaacgtggAACATGAAGCACAGTGACACCATCTTCCTCTTCGCTAGAATCAAATTCATGGCTGTTGCCTGAACGCGTAACCAGTAATGTGCACACAAACTGCATAGATCAGTGGAGTTCTGGCTAAGAATGATACGCTCCTGGATTGCGACTAGCAGGTTGCGCTCACCCTGGCTTGCCGGTGTGAGCATCGGTCCGGTCACCTTCAGTCGCTTTTCAGTTGCCAGTCGCAAGTGGTCATGCAACATCCTCAAGACACGGGTCTGATTGAGCCTTAACCCTCTGTTGACCTTAACAGCATTCCCCTTTGCTTGGGAACTATTCTTTTACCGCCAGCTGTCTGCTTTACACGTTATGCGACCAGCCCCACTTCCCTTATTTCCCTTAATTTCTGCTAAAATGTCGTCTGACCAGGTTTGCTGTCTAAAAATCTGTGTTTGCTCTCTAACCCTGTCTTGTATTGTTCTGCCCATCATTTTCCATTTTATTGCTTGTTGCACACGTCCACATGGTTAAAGCGGAACTGACAGCTTGTCGCCCCACTCATCAGAATTAATTTTAGCAAAAAAAGATTTCACTTATTTTGACTTTAGCACAATTATAATTTAGTACATTTGGACACCAACTAAATTCAACTTTTCTGTTGCTCATAACAGCCATGCATTCTAGCACGGTTCGTTCCTAGAAAACACACTACTTGTAGCACTAGTGGTCAGAACAATTATGCAGGTCACGTATAAACTAGTAACCACAGCACTTTCATTCTTATTGAGTCTCCTATGGTAAAATAAACAGCCATCCAATTCAGGGCAAATACTTAATAAGTAAAAATTTTATAGCAGTTCTGTTGGCAAAGCTGCAATGTATATTTAAGAATAAAGTCTCACCCTTTATAATCCAGCCTTTTAGAACTTTGTCGCCCTGTACTGGCCTTCTTGAATTGCGTTAGTGTTTGTTCAGCAAAAATGTATGAGCGATGAGCAGGAACAACAGTCACAGTTAACAGCAAAGCTTCTATTTTGTGTGCTAACTTCAATGTTGTGATGGCGCACCAGCAAGACGTCAGTTCAGGGGTTGCGGCTGAAGTCCTGATGGTGATCACAGCCAGAGTCTGAGCACACTTTTCTGACTTGCAGCCAGAGCCACCAGCGCCTGTCCGGCGGCCAGAAGAAAGCACCAGGCGCAAACGTGCCCGCCCACGTGACAGCAGTCCCGACAGGCGAGACTGGCGACGTTGGACACGGCGCAAGAGTGAGGAGGAGGAGATCCCTGAGCTGGCAGCCTTGGCTCTGAAGCGACAGGCGTTGCAAGTAGAGTTGGCCAAGCGACGGAAAGAGATTGATGAACAGCGCCGCCTGATAGCAGAGCTGCAAGAGGAGCAGCACCTTGAACAGGAGAAGGCTGCACTGCGGCGCATGATCGACGAGTGCCGGTTGCTAATTGAAGAGCGGGAGCGCCACAAGCGCCAGGCCACTGAAGCAGAGGCGAGCACTTCACGTAAGACAGCTAAGTCTGTCCAGTGGCACGATAGTGTTAAGGTGGTTGAGGTGATGGAAGAGCCATGGGACTCTGGTCACACCAGGAACCATGATTATGCAGAGCCGCAAGAACGCCTCAGCATTGTCAAGAAGGCACAAGAGGACTGGGAAAGAGAACACCTTTTTCAGGCCAGGAGTCGTGGCCCTGCACACCAGAAGTACTCTGTCCCTGTTGAGCAGGAGGTGGAAGACTGGGAGAAGGACCGCCCTTCTGGCGGGTCCAGTACTCTCAGTTACACTTCATTCTCGCGCTGGGACGGTGAAATCCCACTTCTGGGCACGCCTGTCGAAACGGTCGACAGTGGTACGCCATGGCCTGACAGCCTATCTGCTCAGCCTCAGGAAGGCACTCCCTCTTTCCGAAACTCCTTAGAAGGTGAAGAGAGGATAATTGAGCCTTTCTCCCAAGAGCCACCTTTCAGACAAATGGATGTAGGCGCTGTTTTCTCCCAAGAGTCTTTCGGGAATGTGAGCACCAACTGGCCAGGTGCACAGCAAAGCCCACCAGTCTGGAGCAATGTCTCCCAAGAGCACGACTGGAGTCGTCCAGTGTTGTGCACTCCATCAACCAGTGCAGGGCTCTTGGGAGACAGGCCTAGCCTTTTGGAAAACAGGCATAGCACCTTGGAAGACACGCCCAGCCTTCTTAGAGACAGGCCAAGCTTCTTAGAAGACAGACCGAGGTTTCCTGATGACAGGTCGAGCCTCTTGAATAACAGGCCTAACCCCTTGGGAAGCAGGCCAAGCCTCTTGGGAGACAAAACAAGCCTTCTGGGAGAAAGGCCAAGCCTCTTGGGAGACAAGCCAAGCTTCTTTGAAGACAAGTCAGGCCTTTTCGGAGACAGGCCAGAACAGCAGTCGCAGTTTTGGAGGCACTCGTCACAGTGGCCCACCTCTGAGCCCAAACCATGGGGAGAAAGCTCAAGTGTGCGCATACCAGGCCTCGATTTTGTTTAGCGGTGCATTTGTCATTGATGAATGAAACATTGACTGAATGAGTTTCATTGATTTTCACTGTTACACCAGCAAGTTTGCTGCAGCTAGCAGTATTCCTGTGTACTAGTTCTCAAACCTTTTAAGCTTGATTCTTGGTGTTGACAGCTTCATGCTAGCCCATACAAGACATGAATGGGCTAATTATTAGTGCAAGTTGCATGAGACTATGTAAAAGTTTGCTCGAGTTGCTGTCATCAGAAAACGTTGCACCTAATAAATCACATCTGATGACAATATTGACATGTCTATTGTGATTTCAAAAATATATCTCTCCTGTCAAAAGAACGTTAATATAACATAACCGTCACACATGCTTAACAATTCCAGATTCCACTGAACACAGTAGAGTGTGTTCATGCATTCAAATACTCCAACTGATTGAACTCACTTATCATGCTGGGCCCATATTCTGAAACGTTTGCCTTCTGCGAAACTGTTGGCTTGGCCACACCTCCGCCAatggcgcgcgctgattggcaattttagcaaaaccggaaaataaacagcgccatCTAGTAGTTCCAGCCTACATCATTTTAATGTCATAGTGTCGATGGGTGCTCttgacatatattgaataaatgaACACATCTTTTGGCGTCTTTTAGCgttcggttggtggtggagtgtagtAGAGATAAGATAGGTGGTAGCTTATAGTAGCCTCCCTGGTGGCGTCTTATACGTGTTGTTTCGTGGCgatatttgttgattcatttaaaatAAAGCATTTCACACTtccttattcaatttattttacctaaagcggcCGTAACCAACCCTAGTCAGTGTGCAGAACCCGTACTGCAGCCGctacactcgaaaacaacacacccaAGCGACCCTGCACTCGCACAGTGCGCTCTGtcatgcgatgtgaagcgttcgacAGCGCCTGTTGGTAGTGTGCGGTGACGTCGCGGGTAAGCAGTCGCTTGATTTATTGAACTTGAGTTTCACGGTGGCGAAACTATAGTGGAATGCAAACGTTTCAGAATGTGGCCCCTGGTCAATCAATTACGAAGGCCAGGTTCACAACCAATGTTTCCAGCCTCAGAGGCAGGTCACTGTACTCGTGTTGTGAAGCTGTAGCTTCATCTTGAGCAAAGTGTGTTGAATAGAACTGAACAGGCTTATCAAATATGTTGAGAACTGATTTGCCAGGACATATTTTAACTGGTATACACTTGCATCTGCTTGAATGAGGAAAATGCCAGTGACATGCCATGCCTAGGCGCTGCACAATGCACTTTGGTGCCTCGGGCACAAAGTGACTCGCCTGAAGCATACAGTGTGCACTGGAGATGACCTGGTTCTATTGTGGGCAtttcttcccccttttttttatatggcctgctgcaatgaaatttcactggcTAAATTTGTTGTAAATGAGCAATATGCTGCTAAAGCAATCTTGACAAAGTTGTGGGACTGCTAATTGCATAGTTTtttgttagcagcctttaaacaacACCTAAGCAGATGTATGCACCTGCAGCCTCCAAGATAATACAGCGTGCTGTGGGCACTGCCTTATCTTGGAGGTCAAGCCAAGAAGCTGTGCGCTTGAGGTCATGTGTAGCTTCTGGCGTGTGGTCATGGTAGGATTGGTTTTTTTCCAGTTTCAGTATCAAGAATGTCTTTTTGAAACATTTTCGTGACatttctgctctttttttaaacaTCTAATTTTGCACTGAGGCCCTTCTATATCCACGCTATATTAAACTAAGCTTTTATGTggtccaaaattttgttgcagttggcctttaaatttcatcatcataatcattagcctattttatgtccactgcaggacgaaggcctctccctgcaatctccaattacccctgtcctgcgccagccgatttcTACTatcacccgcgaatttcctcatttcatcgcaccacctagtcttctgccgtcctctactacgCTTCCGTTGTCTtgttacccattctgtaaccctaatggtccaacagttatctaacctgcgcattacatgagctTTAAATTTATCTGGCGGCAAATGTGTTCCATTGAGTAGCTGCAGGTCATGTCTTGCATTTCTCATGGTGTATGTTCTGGGCAAGTATTGCCATGTGCCTTAATCATAGCAGACTAGTACTGTCAGCACAGCATCTAATGACTACTAGTTCATTCAATGTACACTGCTTCTCTATGCCATTTGCCCCTTGGCCCTATTCCCGTGTACTGACATTTTTCTAATGAGGTTTAGCAGCTCTGGATTTTGCTGCCATTCCCATGGAAATAATTTAGAATTATTGTGAAATCCTTATCTGTTTCTTTAGAATAATATGTACTagttggggggagggggcagtTATTAAGAGTACACATAGGAACACCTGAGTAGTGTTGACTGGCCTGCGTGCTAGTACTGCATAGTACATTATTTCCGCGAGAAAGAAAATTGCCATCTAGAATGAGGCTAAATACATATTGTCTTCCTGTTTAGCTTTATGCTACATCAAGGTGGATGCCGACTTTCCTTCCCATAAATCTTGCTCTATCTCACTGTTTCTTGCAGAATTCGTTTCACTGTATGTTGTTGACATGTTTTCTGTAGTTATTTCTTTTcctatgtttgtttttgtttctgttgTGGCACGCACCCAGAATCTGTTGGCTTCTGTTTATGCTATCTCCACATGCATGTCAGTGTCAGTCAGCGCCAACAGTGAGGCAGTGCGCAGTCGGAAGTCGCTGAAACACGTTGCTGCTTGCATTCAGCATTCAGCCAAAACCATGTGTAGTTGGTTTGTG
This window encodes:
- the LOC142584838 gene encoding uncharacterized protein LOC142584838 isoform X2, encoding MQGEKLMCKCCSVEINSMEQYKAHMGSTRHKLISQKKPLKPERAMKRALKPFYKNKKKDKSEERSDVRTAKDKGKEDKKKDDDKEKDKEKDKEKDKEEDKEEGKNNKEQDNALNNKGADNGTHSTKVRDKYQLGLLDQLNERPDRRNEMEFSRSHRPMKDKKTPALKPVPYMCDICQVFGKSAFELNEHLNSEGHKAALRKFLSGEKSPPTKDGKVDDKPAEVKDSKDKESQKPKLFCDICQLLLPSLGVKEQHEKSKKHKFLQELRKNAKPESHTKEATVKKTTATKTVTAEKAVPPARPLHCSVCQTDVESDEAMKEHIKSKKHKFLSELKPEPPAPVRRPEESTRRKRARPRDSSPDRRDWRRWTRRKSEEEEIPELAALALKRQALQVELAKRRKEIDEQRRLIAELQEEQHLEQEKAALRRMIDECRLLIEERERHKRQATEAEASTSRKTAKSVQWHDSVKVVEVMEEPWDSGHTRNHDYAEPQERLSIVKKAQEDWEREHLFQARSRGPAHQKYSVPVEQEVEDWEKDRPSGGSSTLSYTSFSRWDGEIPLLGTPVETVDSGTPWPDSLSAQPQEGTPSFRNSLEGEERIIEPFSQEPPFRQMDVGAVFSQESFGNVSTNWPGAQQSPPVWSNVSQEHDWSRPVLCTPSTSAGLLGDRPSLLENRHSTLEDTPSLLRDRPSFLEDRPRFPDDRSSLLNNRPNPLGSRPSLLGDKTSLLGERPSLLGDKPSFFEDKSGLFGDRPEQQSQFWRHSSQWPTSEPKPWGESSSVRIPGLDFV
- the LOC142584838 gene encoding uncharacterized protein LOC142584838 isoform X1, with the translated sequence MMVKEDPSDIGQDSNQESSKSPKREGEKSPRQEEEGASKPKKAKFKDDEKGREYECKLCDCKFFTVAQYTCHIQSFEHRKRTILKTATKAFSEAPQYRDGHGSDLPPGLSGRKVVHCKVCNVFTNSAIQLAEHLNGGRHKLMCFKFNVPITTLELTSDDTTTLEGTRLQGEKLMCKCCSVEINSMEQYKAHMGSTRHKLISQKKPLKPERAMKRALKPFYKNKKKDKSEERSDVRTAKDKGKEDKKKDDDKEKDKEKDKEKDKEEDKEEGKNNKEQDNALNNKGADNGTHSTKVRDKYQLGLLDQLNERPDRRNEMEFSRSHRPMKDKKTPALKPVPYMCDICQVFGKSAFELNEHLNSEGHKAALRKFLSGEKSPPTKDGKVDDKPAEVKDSKDKESQKPKLFCDICQLLLPSLGVKEQHEKSKKHKFLQELRKNAKPESHTKEATVKKTTATKTVTAEKAVPPARPLHCSVCQTDVESDEAMKEHIKSKKHKFLSELKPEPPAPVRRPEESTRRKRARPRDSSPDRRDWRRWTRRKSEEEEIPELAALALKRQALQVELAKRRKEIDEQRRLIAELQEEQHLEQEKAALRRMIDECRLLIEERERHKRQATEAEASTSRKTAKSVQWHDSVKVVEVMEEPWDSGHTRNHDYAEPQERLSIVKKAQEDWEREHLFQARSRGPAHQKYSVPVEQEVEDWEKDRPSGGSSTLSYTSFSRWDGEIPLLGTPVETVDSGTPWPDSLSAQPQEGTPSFRNSLEGEERIIEPFSQEPPFRQMDVGAVFSQESFGNVSTNWPGAQQSPPVWSNVSQEHDWSRPVLCTPSTSAGLLGDRPSLLENRHSTLEDTPSLLRDRPSFLEDRPRFPDDRSSLLNNRPNPLGSRPSLLGDKTSLLGERPSLLGDKPSFFEDKSGLFGDRPEQQSQFWRHSSQWPTSEPKPWGESSSVRIPGLDFV